A window of the Streptomyces griseochromogenes genome harbors these coding sequences:
- a CDS encoding WD40 repeat domain-containing protein, producing the protein MAEGAADAPALGPPPALPDPRSSRAVLIAAGRYADPENPGDLPSAVDSMNALRDFVRNDWNLDPSRCRLLPDPRRTDDVLDALYEATADRTTTDTLLVYYCGHGLIDDQENLLLALRDSSRVRLDKALDYGKVQWHVRRSNARRRIVVLDCCYAARAFGLQGSDLERRTDIPGAVVVAASGPTAAAVAPPGERYTAFTGALLHVLRQGRTGGPELLPLDLVFEETRAHLLRRRRPNPWINDLNGAAKLPFVLNRAVAGPRVPPEFTDEVTHFLRCADRGAAPPAHADWVVRVEERARDGMVRHSMADGLPGHTTAVALASPAPLRLLERDTDLPLCLLARWWRALGQSDVSVRHMFAELALAAEFLAPVAEDGAGPTLVLSVRPSLLDTLPALDDEQSTVAGKALLEAARTLVPGRADAHAPGRESGSDRPGESAWTRWSPLRTAPGRCGAGYAWRDLPGRLAAAGRYAERRDLVSDPHWILHRARGAGGMGAALRDLLAIRVEGHDLAEVLSPWAHLVDAADPPGTDISVLHGRSRVTPGAALWRTLAPEGPHWLLEHASDAEPPAVVRVLGGQGGPVTGCCVHEDGTLMLTTDEQGFARLWELPTGVLLATADHTKTGLGDCVLLDGHRALLLGDDGAVRLWDLQAGTAYGDPLSTAPGGFRGCRGISAGLAVCLGRGDRSVHLVKVPAADSGESLGIAHTCAHRHPVAGAAVVDGHTLLTVTDAGSISAWDIESGTRLITQSRQAWQWSDLVKLLPRSEAHRKDPEGNGTPAGDRGRPRLRLLGFGGRGEARLAAWWTGEGDEGRAPRDTAPAPAVGPWDQGPEVVAAALTEDGRRLATLDADGFATLHDRPGPDDKQAPRTVRSRAHTAAGRTLCLTRDGTRMVTAGHDGFVRLWNLDRLPAGGPAAPEPAPPVIACLRVGKAVRAVREIGTTGRARSAGTSPDSRAREPFGAPAPALVAAAPSDAGGWLLLGCEQGRVVHRRLTAAGATVCRAGIETADAVVRRTAAEEEALSPRHRTAVVAAAAAPDGTWAATIGRDGEALLWRMTGPEPSARSVGQRAFRACCFDASSRHLWLTDTTDLYDLDVSVLSTSAFDITGGHGPVGPLRAHRLPGPVVGRDDTPPPTALHWGRGVLYRAARTLSRVTEQGRVTAEQELRHPVTSLALSDDGRHLAGIGRDGLVWCWDAETLAVLACHRLMSPLTDCAWEADSACLIVGQATGVSRLRFEPCAVPRPKEVFHDRGL; encoded by the coding sequence ATGGCTGAGGGAGCAGCCGACGCCCCTGCCCTCGGTCCTCCCCCAGCCCTGCCCGATCCCCGTAGCTCGCGGGCCGTCCTCATCGCGGCCGGACGTTATGCCGACCCCGAGAACCCGGGTGATCTGCCGTCGGCGGTGGACAGCATGAACGCGCTCCGGGACTTCGTGCGGAACGACTGGAACCTCGACCCGTCGCGCTGCCGGCTCCTCCCGGACCCGAGGCGCACGGATGACGTCCTCGACGCGCTCTACGAGGCGACCGCCGACCGGACGACCACCGACACCCTGCTCGTGTACTACTGCGGTCACGGACTGATCGACGACCAGGAGAACCTGCTGCTGGCCCTGCGCGACAGCAGCAGGGTGCGTCTGGACAAGGCCCTCGACTACGGCAAGGTGCAGTGGCATGTCCGGCGCAGCAATGCTCGCCGACGGATCGTCGTCCTCGACTGCTGCTACGCGGCCCGGGCCTTCGGACTGCAAGGGAGCGACCTCGAACGACGGACGGACATCCCGGGGGCCGTGGTCGTCGCCGCCTCCGGACCGACCGCCGCTGCCGTGGCTCCGCCCGGTGAGAGGTACACCGCCTTCACCGGCGCGCTCCTCCACGTTCTCCGCCAGGGCAGGACAGGAGGACCGGAACTGCTCCCCCTGGACCTCGTGTTCGAGGAGACGCGCGCTCATCTCCTGCGCCGCCGGCGGCCGAATCCGTGGATCAACGACCTCAACGGGGCGGCCAAGCTGCCGTTCGTCCTGAACCGGGCCGTCGCAGGCCCCCGGGTTCCCCCGGAGTTCACCGATGAAGTCACACACTTCCTGCGGTGCGCCGACCGGGGGGCCGCGCCGCCCGCGCACGCCGACTGGGTCGTACGCGTCGAGGAGAGGGCGCGGGACGGCATGGTCCGGCACTCGATGGCGGACGGCCTGCCGGGGCACACCACCGCGGTGGCGCTCGCCTCGCCGGCCCCCCTGCGCCTGCTGGAGCGCGACACGGACCTGCCGCTGTGCCTGCTCGCCCGGTGGTGGCGGGCACTTGGTCAGTCCGATGTCTCCGTCCGGCACATGTTCGCCGAACTGGCCCTCGCCGCCGAGTTCCTGGCTCCCGTCGCCGAGGACGGGGCCGGGCCGACGCTGGTCCTGTCCGTGCGGCCCTCTCTGCTCGACACCCTGCCCGCCCTGGACGACGAGCAGTCCACCGTCGCGGGCAAGGCCCTGCTGGAGGCGGCTCGCACGCTCGTCCCCGGCCGGGCCGACGCGCACGCCCCCGGACGGGAGTCCGGCTCCGATCGGCCCGGGGAGAGCGCTTGGACACGGTGGTCCCCCCTGCGCACCGCCCCCGGCCGGTGCGGAGCGGGCTACGCGTGGCGTGATCTGCCCGGCAGGCTGGCCGCGGCCGGCCGGTACGCGGAGCGCCGGGACCTGGTCAGCGACCCTCACTGGATCCTGCACCGCGCCCGCGGGGCCGGTGGCATGGGTGCGGCGCTGCGCGACCTCCTCGCCATCCGCGTCGAGGGGCACGACCTGGCAGAAGTCCTCTCCCCCTGGGCCCATCTCGTCGACGCCGCCGACCCGCCCGGAACCGACATCTCGGTGCTGCACGGCCGGAGCCGGGTCACACCCGGGGCGGCCCTGTGGCGCACGCTCGCCCCCGAGGGCCCCCACTGGCTCCTGGAGCACGCGTCGGACGCCGAGCCACCGGCGGTCGTCCGAGTGCTGGGCGGACAGGGCGGTCCGGTCACCGGCTGCTGCGTCCACGAGGACGGGACGCTCATGCTGACCACCGACGAACAGGGCTTCGCCCGGCTGTGGGAACTGCCCACCGGTGTGCTGCTGGCCACGGCCGACCACACCAAGACCGGGCTCGGCGACTGCGTGCTGCTGGACGGACACCGGGCCCTGCTGCTCGGCGACGACGGGGCCGTCCGCCTCTGGGATCTTCAGGCCGGTACGGCATACGGCGATCCCCTGTCCACGGCACCGGGCGGCTTCCGGGGCTGCCGAGGCATCTCGGCCGGCCTGGCCGTCTGTCTGGGGCGCGGCGACCGGAGCGTCCACCTGGTGAAGGTGCCCGCGGCGGACTCCGGGGAGTCGCTCGGCATCGCCCACACATGTGCCCATCGCCATCCCGTCGCGGGCGCGGCGGTCGTCGACGGGCACACTCTGCTGACGGTCACCGACGCGGGCTCCATCAGCGCCTGGGACATCGAGTCGGGCACGCGGCTGATCACCCAGTCCCGGCAGGCGTGGCAGTGGAGCGATCTGGTGAAGCTGCTCCCCCGGAGCGAGGCCCACCGGAAGGACCCGGAAGGAAACGGGACACCTGCCGGTGACCGTGGGCGACCGCGCCTGCGGCTACTGGGGTTCGGCGGGCGCGGCGAGGCCCGGCTCGCGGCTTGGTGGACCGGCGAGGGCGACGAGGGACGCGCACCCCGGGACACGGCCCCCGCCCCCGCCGTCGGCCCTTGGGACCAAGGCCCTGAGGTGGTGGCCGCGGCACTGACCGAGGACGGCCGCCGACTCGCCACGCTGGACGCCGACGGCTTCGCCACGCTGCACGACAGGCCCGGCCCCGACGACAAGCAGGCCCCGCGCACCGTACGGTCGCGGGCACATACCGCGGCAGGCAGGACGCTCTGTCTCACCCGGGACGGCACCCGCATGGTGACCGCCGGTCACGATGGGTTCGTCCGCCTGTGGAACCTCGACCGGCTGCCGGCGGGCGGTCCGGCCGCGCCGGAACCGGCCCCGCCCGTGATCGCCTGTCTGCGGGTGGGCAAGGCCGTACGCGCCGTCCGCGAGATCGGCACGACCGGCAGGGCCCGGAGCGCCGGCACGTCACCGGATTCCCGTGCGCGGGAGCCGTTCGGCGCCCCCGCGCCGGCTCTTGTGGCGGCCGCCCCCTCGGACGCGGGCGGCTGGCTCCTGCTCGGCTGTGAGCAGGGGCGCGTCGTCCACCGCCGGCTCACCGCCGCCGGTGCCACGGTGTGCCGCGCCGGGATCGAGACCGCGGACGCCGTGGTCCGCCGCACCGCCGCCGAGGAGGAGGCACTGAGCCCGCGGCACCGTACGGCCGTGGTCGCCGCCGCGGCGGCACCCGACGGCACCTGGGCGGCGACGATCGGGCGCGACGGCGAGGCGCTGCTGTGGCGCATGACCGGGCCGGAGCCCTCGGCCCGCTCCGTCGGGCAACGGGCCTTCCGTGCCTGCTGCTTCGACGCCTCGTCGCGGCACCTCTGGCTGACCGACACCACCGACCTGTACGACCTCGACGTCTCGGTCCTGAGCACGTCGGCCTTCGACATCACGGGGGGCCACGGCCCCGTCGGGCCGCTGCGCGCCCACCGGCTGCCGGGCCCCGTCGTCGGCCGTGACGACACACCGCCTCCGACGGCCCTGCACTGGGGACGGGGCGTTCTCTACCGCGCCGCGCGCACTCTGTCGCGCGTCACCGAGCAGGGCCGTGTCACCGCCGAGCAGGAACTGCGTCACCCGGTCACATCGCTGGCCCTGTCCGACGACGGCCGTCATCTCGCCGGCATCGGCCGGGACGGTCTCGTCTGGTGCTGGGACGCCGAGACCCTCGCCGTCCTCGCGTGCCACCGCCTGATGTCTCCCCTCACGGACTGCGCCTGGGAGGCCGACAGCGCATGCCTGATCGTCGGCCAGGCGACGGGAGTCAGCAGGCTCCGCTTCGAACCCTGTGCTGTCCCTCGGCCCAAGGAGGTCTTTCATGACCGTGGTCTCTGA
- a CDS encoding effector-associated constant component EACC1, whose protein sequence is MSETGSPIKLLIKVDGQDDAHHALRSLDRWLDRDPEVRTGTLSRELTALEPPETTYQSAWFDVLSLVLSTGFNAASLWLGIDNWRRGRAPSVTVTIVRPGREAVRLDGVDPATEQRLLEELLGGEDG, encoded by the coding sequence ATGAGCGAAACCGGCTCACCGATCAAGCTCTTGATCAAGGTTGACGGCCAGGACGACGCCCACCACGCTCTGCGGTCGCTCGACAGGTGGCTCGACCGCGACCCGGAGGTGAGGACGGGGACGCTGAGCCGGGAGCTGACGGCCCTCGAACCGCCCGAGACCACTTACCAGTCCGCGTGGTTCGATGTCCTCTCACTCGTCCTGAGCACCGGGTTCAACGCGGCCTCCCTCTGGCTCGGCATCGACAACTGGCGGCGCGGCCGGGCGCCTTCGGTCACCGTGACGATCGTACGGCCCGGCCGGGAGGCCGTCAGGCTCGACGGCGTGGACCCCGCGACGGAGCAGCGGCTCCTGGAGGAGCTGCTCGGCGGTGAGGATGGCTGA
- a CDS encoding phosphocholine-specific phospholipase C, translating to MTEVNRRRFLQLAGATTAFTALSNSIQRAAALPAHHRTGSVQDVEHIVVLMQENRSFDHYFGSLRGVRGFGDPRPVTQNGKSVWKQSDGTKDILPFHPDADDLGLAFIQDLPHGWNDGHAAFNGGKYDKWVPSKSSTTMAYLTRDDIPFHYALADAFTVCDAYHCSFIGSTDPNRYYMWTGYTGNDGKGGGPVLGNDEAGYSWTTYPERLEQAGVSWKIYQDVGDGLDANGSWGWIQDAYRGNYGDNSLLYFNQYRNAKPGDPLYDKARTGTDARKGEGFFDQLKADVKAGKLPQVSWIAAPEAFTEHPNWPANYGAWYVSQVLDALTSNPEVWAKTALFITYDENDGFFDHVIPPFPPASAAQGQSTVDPALDLFKGDGSHPAGPYGLGQRVPMLVVSPWSKGGYVCSETFDHTSIIRFIERRFGVKEPNISPWRRVVCGDLTSAFDFSRKDAGPVTLPSTAGYQPPDHDRHPDYKPTPPANPSLPKQERGSRPTRPLKYNPVVDGSADTAAGKFTLSFTSGAQAGAAFLVTSDNRTDGPWPYTTEAGKTLSDTWNSAYSGGSYDLAVHGPNGFQRLFKGRNKAAGPEVTARHVGDDVELTFTNKGSGTVKLKLVNRYGGSPVAVTVRPGATVRHTVGLVASKRWYDLTVTSDADPAFLRGFAGHVENGHTGVSDPAIITG from the coding sequence ATGACCGAAGTCAACCGGCGGCGCTTTCTCCAACTCGCGGGCGCCACGACGGCGTTCACCGCGCTCTCCAACAGCATCCAGCGCGCGGCCGCCCTGCCCGCCCATCACCGCACGGGTTCGGTCCAGGACGTCGAGCACATCGTCGTCCTGATGCAGGAGAACCGTTCATTCGACCACTACTTCGGTTCGCTCCGGGGCGTGCGGGGCTTCGGTGACCCGCGTCCGGTGACCCAGAACGGCAAGTCGGTCTGGAAGCAGTCCGACGGCACGAAGGACATCCTCCCCTTCCACCCGGACGCGGACGACCTGGGCCTCGCCTTCATCCAGGACCTTCCGCACGGCTGGAACGACGGGCACGCCGCCTTCAACGGGGGCAAGTACGACAAGTGGGTGCCCTCCAAGTCGTCTACGACGATGGCGTACCTGACGCGTGACGACATACCGTTCCACTACGCGCTCGCCGACGCCTTCACCGTCTGCGACGCCTACCACTGCTCGTTCATCGGCTCCACCGACCCCAACCGCTACTACATGTGGACGGGCTACACCGGCAACGACGGCAAGGGCGGCGGCCCGGTCCTCGGCAACGACGAGGCGGGCTACTCCTGGACGACGTACCCGGAGCGACTGGAGCAGGCCGGGGTCTCCTGGAAGATCTACCAGGACGTCGGCGACGGCCTGGACGCGAACGGCTCCTGGGGCTGGATCCAGGACGCCTACCGCGGCAACTACGGCGACAACTCGCTGCTCTACTTCAACCAGTACCGGAACGCCAAGCCCGGCGACCCGCTCTACGACAAGGCCCGCACCGGCACCGACGCGCGCAAGGGCGAGGGCTTCTTCGACCAGCTGAAGGCGGACGTCAAGGCGGGCAAGCTGCCCCAGGTCTCCTGGATCGCCGCCCCCGAGGCCTTCACCGAGCACCCCAACTGGCCCGCCAACTACGGCGCCTGGTACGTCTCGCAGGTCCTGGACGCGCTCACCTCCAACCCCGAGGTGTGGGCCAAGACCGCGCTGTTCATCACCTACGACGAGAACGACGGCTTCTTCGACCACGTGATCCCGCCCTTCCCGCCGGCCTCCGCCGCCCAGGGCCAGTCGACCGTGGACCCCGCACTGGACCTGTTCAAGGGCGACGGCAGCCACCCCGCCGGCCCCTACGGGCTCGGCCAGCGCGTGCCGATGCTGGTCGTCTCGCCGTGGAGCAAGGGCGGTTACGTCTGCTCCGAGACCTTCGACCACACCTCGATCATCCGGTTCATCGAGCGCCGCTTCGGCGTCAAGGAGCCGAACATCTCGCCCTGGCGCCGGGTGGTCTGCGGCGACCTGACCTCCGCCTTCGACTTCTCCCGCAAGGACGCGGGGCCGGTCACGCTGCCGTCCACGGCCGGCTACCAGCCGCCGGACCACGACCGGCACCCCGACTACAAGCCCACCCCGCCCGCCAACCCGTCCCTGCCCAAGCAGGAGCGCGGCAGCCGCCCCACCCGCCCCCTCAAGTACAACCCGGTGGTGGACGGTTCCGCCGACACGGCGGCCGGCAAGTTCACGCTCTCCTTCACCTCCGGCGCACAGGCGGGCGCCGCGTTCCTGGTCACCTCGGACAACCGCACCGACGGCCCCTGGCCCTACACCACCGAGGCCGGCAAGACCCTCTCCGACACCTGGAACTCGGCCTACTCGGGCGGCTCGTACGACCTCGCCGTGCACGGCCCGAACGGCTTCCAGCGCCTCTTCAAGGGCCGTAACAAGGCCGCCGGACCCGAGGTCACCGCCCGGCACGTCGGCGACGACGTCGAACTCACCTTCACCAACAAGGGATCCGGCACGGTGAAGCTGAAGCTCGTGAACCGCTACGGCGGCAGCCCGGTCGCCGTGACCGTGCGGCCCGGGGCCACCGTGCGGCACACGGTCGGCCTCGTGGCGAGCAAGCGCTGGTACGACCTCACGGTCACCTCGGACGCCGATCCGGCCTTCCTGCGCGGCTTCGCCGGCCACGTCGAGAACGGGCACACCGGCGTCAGCGACCCGGCCATCATCACGGGGTGA
- a CDS encoding phospholipid scramblase-related protein, with protein MTTQSNTPAGWYPDPHGAVETLRYWDGAQWTEHTSPAQQAAGQAPQQQAVPQQQAAPQQYGVPQQQAAPQQYGVPQQQAADAKVQRQVQQQAGVAAGGPGGGTLFTEPVLVVNQKAKLIELTNEYKVMDQHGRDIGSVVEVGQSALKKILRFVSSLDQFMTHKLEIRDAYGQPQLVLTRPAKIFKSRVVVTRPDGSPVGEIVQKNMIGKINFAMNANGQQVGAIKAENWRAWNFAIVDHSDNEVARITKTWEGLAKTLFTTADNYVLQIHYQLPEPLLSLVVATALTVDTALKQDSRGLG; from the coding sequence GTGACTACCCAATCAAACACTCCCGCAGGCTGGTACCCCGATCCGCACGGGGCGGTCGAGACGCTCCGGTACTGGGACGGCGCGCAGTGGACCGAGCACACGAGCCCGGCCCAGCAGGCCGCGGGGCAGGCTCCGCAGCAGCAGGCCGTTCCGCAGCAGCAGGCGGCTCCCCAGCAGTACGGGGTCCCGCAGCAGCAGGCAGCTCCTCAGCAGTACGGCGTCCCGCAGCAGCAGGCCGCCGACGCCAAGGTGCAGCGTCAGGTGCAGCAGCAGGCCGGAGTCGCGGCCGGCGGCCCCGGCGGCGGCACCCTGTTCACCGAGCCCGTCCTGGTCGTGAACCAGAAGGCCAAGCTGATCGAGCTGACCAACGAGTACAAGGTCATGGATCAGCACGGCCGAGACATCGGCTCGGTCGTCGAGGTCGGCCAGAGCGCGCTGAAGAAGATCCTGCGCTTCGTCTCCAGCCTCGACCAGTTCATGACGCACAAGCTGGAGATCCGCGACGCCTACGGCCAGCCGCAGCTGGTGCTGACCCGGCCCGCGAAGATCTTCAAGTCCCGGGTCGTCGTCACCCGCCCGGACGGCTCTCCGGTCGGCGAGATCGTCCAGAAGAACATGATCGGTAAGATCAACTTCGCGATGAACGCGAACGGCCAGCAGGTCGGCGCGATCAAGGCGGAGAACTGGCGGGCCTGGAACTTCGCGATCGTCGACCACTCGGACAACGAGGTGGCCCGGATCACCAAGACCTGGGAAGGCCTCGCCAAGACGCTGTTCACGACGGCGGACAACTACGTCCTGCAGATCCACTACCAGCTGCCCGAGCCGCTGCTGAGCCTCGTGGTGGCGACGGCCCTGACCGTCGACACCGCGCTCAAGCAGGACTCGCGGGGTCTTGGCTGA
- a CDS encoding phosphatase PAP2 family protein → MNARTEPAEAEAEPDAIAAARPPLLREFLLVAGLFLVYKLGRRLATGHTPDAFRNAHRVWDLERAVHLPHETAVQSALLHGDSLARLANTYYATVHFPATLAFLVWLYLRRPEHYVWARRVLAVVTSAALVLPFAFPLAPPRMLTGTGLVDTARIYGPSVYGPPSSDHLSNQFAAMPSLHFGWALMVAIGLMAATRSRRRWLWLLHPLITLLVIVGTANHYWLDAIVATVMLGAALAVVHRPRRTSGTAERGARPLVPQETVLAGAGR, encoded by the coding sequence ATGAATGCCCGAACCGAGCCTGCAGAAGCAGAAGCGGAGCCGGACGCGATAGCCGCGGCGCGCCCGCCGCTGCTGCGTGAGTTCCTGCTCGTCGCAGGGCTCTTCCTCGTCTACAAGCTCGGGCGCCGGCTGGCCACCGGTCACACGCCGGACGCCTTCCGCAACGCCCACCGCGTGTGGGACCTCGAACGGGCCGTGCACCTTCCCCACGAGACCGCCGTGCAGTCCGCACTGCTGCACGGCGACTCCCTCGCCCGTCTGGCGAACACCTACTACGCGACCGTCCACTTCCCGGCCACCCTGGCCTTCCTGGTCTGGCTGTACCTGAGGCGGCCCGAGCACTATGTGTGGGCCCGCCGGGTCCTGGCCGTGGTGACCTCCGCGGCCCTGGTGCTGCCGTTCGCGTTCCCGCTGGCCCCGCCGCGGATGCTGACCGGCACCGGCCTGGTGGACACCGCCCGGATCTACGGCCCTTCCGTCTACGGCCCGCCCTCCAGCGACCATCTCTCCAACCAGTTCGCGGCGATGCCCTCGCTGCACTTCGGCTGGGCCCTGATGGTGGCGATCGGACTGATGGCGGCGACCCGGTCCCGCCGGCGCTGGTTGTGGCTGCTGCACCCCCTGATCACCCTGCTGGTGATCGTGGGCACGGCGAACCACTACTGGCTCGACGCGATCGTGGCGACCGTCATGCTCGGCGCCGCCCTGGCGGTCGTGCACCGGCCGCGGCGGACGTCCGGCACGGCGGAACGCGGCGCACGGCCGCTCGTCCCGCAGGAGACGGTCCTGGCGGGAGCGGGCCGATGA
- a CDS encoding TetR/AcrR family transcriptional regulator gives MTSQAADGPETVAASRRSKITPEREREFFDAVLEQIRECGYDSVTMEGVAASTRCSKSTLYRQWKTKPQFVAAALRASRKVRFAGIDTGSLAEDLRQAARAAGDWSNKDARLMQALGHAVTADHELAQALREAVVLPEIAALEEMLERGVRRGEVRAGHPALEYIPAMMFGVLRVRPVLSGQNADVDYLVRFVEAAVLPALGLT, from the coding sequence ATGACGTCGCAGGCCGCGGACGGACCGGAGACGGTCGCCGCCTCGCGCCGCTCCAAGATCACGCCCGAGCGTGAGCGGGAGTTCTTCGACGCCGTGCTGGAGCAGATCCGCGAGTGCGGCTACGACTCCGTGACCATGGAGGGCGTCGCCGCCAGCACCCGCTGCAGCAAGTCCACGCTCTACCGGCAGTGGAAGACCAAGCCCCAGTTCGTCGCGGCCGCGCTGCGCGCCAGCCGCAAGGTGCGCTTCGCCGGCATCGACACCGGCTCGCTCGCCGAGGACCTGCGCCAGGCCGCGCGGGCGGCGGGCGACTGGTCCAACAAGGACGCCAGGCTCATGCAGGCCCTCGGCCACGCGGTCACGGCCGACCACGAACTGGCGCAGGCGCTGCGCGAGGCGGTCGTGCTGCCCGAGATCGCCGCGCTCGAGGAGATGCTGGAGCGGGGCGTGCGGCGGGGCGAGGTGCGGGCCGGTCATCCCGCGCTGGAGTACATCCCGGCCATGATGTTCGGCGTGCTGCGCGTCCGCCCGGTGCTGAGCGGGCAGAACGCCGACGTCGACTATCTCGTCCGTTTCGTGGAGGCCGCTGTGCTGCCCGCACTCGGACTGACCTAG
- a CDS encoding DUF2510 domain-containing protein, with the protein MTQVTPPGWYPDPGQTNDGPPTERWWDGKAWTDQTRPAGTAATWGPPAQYPADGGQPTPPAYGAHPGYPAYPAQPPAAPRRGLRTGIAVAAAAAVLVSIGVGVYALTKDDSGSGGGDRASQQGQGGQNGGQGGPGGGSGGSGGSGGPGESPSPGQSAAPKIKGGGTVPDPVSGISLPVPQGWTGQTISVGAQVTSDDSYKCPGDSSQSCTAGGAYSAPAVALGTDGATAEAVAKADIAANAKESYGGTTYGSITSHRLLASQAVTVAGQKGYLVRWKAATSKGADGYVESVAFPSPNDAKRIVVVRFGVDVGQKLSVIDEILKGIKVSSGDGDGQNV; encoded by the coding sequence ATGACGCAGGTGACTCCTCCCGGGTGGTACCCCGACCCCGGGCAGACGAATGACGGTCCGCCCACCGAGCGCTGGTGGGACGGCAAGGCATGGACGGACCAGACCCGCCCCGCCGGGACGGCCGCCACGTGGGGTCCCCCGGCGCAGTATCCGGCCGACGGCGGGCAGCCGACTCCCCCGGCGTACGGGGCACACCCGGGCTATCCGGCGTACCCCGCCCAGCCGCCGGCGGCGCCCCGGCGCGGTCTGCGCACGGGCATAGCCGTCGCGGCGGCGGCCGCGGTCCTGGTGAGCATCGGGGTCGGCGTCTACGCCCTCACCAAGGACGACAGCGGCAGCGGCGGTGGCGACCGCGCGTCGCAGCAAGGGCAGGGCGGGCAGAACGGCGGGCAGGGCGGGCCCGGCGGTGGATCGGGCGGGTCCGGCGGGTCCGGCGGGCCGGGCGAGTCACCGTCGCCGGGGCAGTCCGCGGCTCCCAAGATCAAGGGCGGGGGCACGGTGCCGGACCCGGTCAGCGGGATCAGTCTGCCCGTCCCGCAAGGGTGGACCGGGCAGACGATCAGCGTCGGCGCGCAGGTGACCTCCGACGACTCCTACAAGTGCCCCGGTGACAGCTCACAGTCGTGCACCGCGGGCGGCGCCTACTCGGCGCCCGCCGTCGCGCTCGGCACGGACGGCGCGACGGCCGAGGCGGTGGCCAAGGCGGACATCGCGGCCAACGCCAAGGAGTCCTACGGCGGCACCACCTACGGCAGTATCACCTCGCACCGGCTGCTGGCCTCGCAGGCGGTGACGGTGGCCGGGCAGAAGGGTTACCTGGTGCGCTGGAAGGCCGCCACCAGCAAGGGCGCCGACGGCTATGTCGAGTCGGTCGCCTTCCCCTCGCCCAACGACGCCAAGCGGATCGTCGTGGTGCGCTTCGGCGTGGACGTCGGGCAGAAACTGTCGGTCATCGACGAGATCCTCAAGGGGATCAAGGTGTCGTCCGGCGACGGAGACGGCCAGAACGTCTGA